The DNA sequence attcatgttttttttaaattatatttaagctttttatttactatcataTGATCCTATCCAcatgattataattttaaaaatttgtaattgttttttaaactctaaaatttaccttatttaatttgtttatttgatttatgataatattttttttatttttcttatataatttattatttgataaaaaataatttaaaaatatttaatataaatttttcctATGGCCTCATTTTCTCTAAGACCGGCctatataaattcaaaacttaTGTACCCATACGTGTAATTTACCAATGTGGAGAGATACAAGCCTTGGCTTCCTCCGCCTCTCCACCAATCACATTTGTGACACGAGTATATAAATTGGTAGGTAAATTACTAATTACATACTTTATAATGGTGAAAAAATAGAGGCAAGTCACTTGTAGAACATCGTTGAGCGGATGGATTTGTGGGGACGAACCATTGGTCGGGAATCTTCTCAGACTGCTGAACATCAGTTGTTATGGGCTGGAGGCTAGAGAGGCCGGTGTGTCGAGCATGGGATGGATCGTGCATTGACCGAGGAAGTTGCAGGTCTGCTGGCACTTGGAAAGGAGGTGCGGGATGTGATGTCCGAGGTTTTGGGCAAGTCTTTATTTCCCTTGGAAGATGAGAGCAATCCCCCATTGGTGTCGCCCTGTCTTTGGTTTAATTACGGGGGTGTTGAGCTCTCATTGGTTAAGGATTCTTCCTCATTTTATCCACCTACTAATGTGCCGCCATGTGGGGTTTCTTTAATAATCTGGAATGTCGCGCCCGAAGTGAGCCTTGTGAAGAAGTCTTGGACGTTGGGCTACCATGTGAAAAGGGTTATGTGGACCTTATTATTTATTCTACGTGGGTGGGTTGCGATCCGATTGAATGGTTGGAGAGACTTCAAGTTGGAATTGGGTATGGTTGGCTTTGCGTTGGTATTTGCACTGGTTGGGACCGTGTTAACATCCTCAAGCAAGCCCAGAAACAAGAATGTGTTTCTGGAAGTGTTCGTCACTAGCGTTCGTTGCACTCTGGAGCTGATAGAGCCTCATGTCGACATCCCCTGTGGTTGACAATTCAGTGAGAGAGATCCGGGGCATTAGGGGGATTAGGATTTAGCTCTTCCGCTCCAGTCGACGGGAGTGCTTTTTTTCGTAGTCGCCTTATCTTATCCTTATCTTTATCGTTTCCTCTGTGTCTGTTTGTGTTTTCCACATCTAGTGGATTTTTTGTACCCTTTATCTTTTCTAatattagtggtttatccaccttttcaaaaagcCACTCGTAGAACAATGGCATTGTCATAAAATAGTAATGACAAGGTGCATGGTTTCGAAGCATTGTAGTTGTGTTGTTCATCATTGTTATAGGTATTGTTCATGGTATTGTTTAATGGGGTCGATGGGTCCTATATAGGATATGTTGTCTTTCTTCCCTCCAGAGTTACATGGCAAGAGGGATTTATTAGCTTGGtttggtaaattttttattttcattgccCCATGTAATTCTACTTAGATTTATAAATACCTACGCTGGTGCATTGATGtatttgcttgtcttttaaCAACCCCTTAATGAGGTGGCACTTGTAGCCTTTAcctgtaaaatataaaaaataaaaaaataattgaagatcaacaaatatttttgaaagatatattttttaattaatttcttgatattTTCCCCAACATCCCTGCTATTCAAAATCTCAGTTGTGTGGTTAGATGAAAAGGATTGAGGAAAAAATCCCACctaataatatgaaaaagaaaagtcCTGACCTCTACTGCAaagtagtttttttaaaattattattaaatatttatatacgaaaattaatagataaataatgcATTGAAaggttataattaattttataaacttGTTAACTCCAGCATTAACAAGTCatatattaattgtttattttttttcatttgtcaaAAACAATTCTTAAACCAAATGCATTGGAAAATAAATGACtcgataaaaatatatatacataattaatcttgtaaattacaatttttttaaataaataaataaattacattaaaaaacaTGCACGGAAGAAGTTAATATTCTAATCCATTCtatttgtatcattttttttttatataaatctgaaatttaaacttatatttaaacaaaaatataaatattttatacaaaagATCCGGTATCAATTCACTAGTAGGGTGTTGGCTACAAGTATAGACTTTGACACTTTGTTTGGTATTATATGCAAatcatatattaattactttttcaTGAAAACATTTCTTTAAATTAGATGGGAATTAACGGCGCACGTTAGTACCAACCCTTGTAAGCATAGTCACTCAAAAGCGATCGTGCACCGCCCCGGCCTTTTTCCctcttcctctctttctctctcgcaTCGTCCCCTCACTCTCCCAAAGCTCTCGATTTGATCCATTTCCGCCATTAATCTCGATCTTtgagctccatggagagattcCATGGCCAGAACTTGTGATCCCCCTTGAGCAATTCCACTTTTTTAGGGCCTGGTTTGTGTATCTTTTAACTGGTTTTGTCTTTGCGGGGGTTTGAAATTTCGAGCTCGGAGTTTGGGGGGCAAGATGGAGGGTTTCATGTTCTCCACGCCCATGATCATTTCTCCAGGTTGGTTGCATCCAGACCATAGTTTTTACTAGGATTCAGTGCGATTTGTGCTGTTTTGGCGTTGGGTATTGGAAAAGTTGGTATTTTGGCTGGATTTTTGGTTGAAATGAAGGAAATGGTGGTGCTTTCCTTCATGTGTTTAGTTAGATTGCCTATATAGAacctctttttgttttcttttcccctTTTATTATCATAgttgtggttttgattttgtttgttttctcacCATATGTGAAGAGTAGTGTAGAGTTATTTTTAATGCTTTGATGAATTTGAGTTTGTGTGATATTCAAATTCCATGGATCAATACTTGAGAaagtttcaattatttcatagttttttttctttctcaataTCATTTTTACAGTTACTTGTGTGCAAGGAGTAGAGAAGAGTCATGTTAACTTATGAATTTTCTCAGTCTTTGATAAGTTTGAGTGACTGTGATTTTGAAATTCCATTAATCaatataatagaaaattttagTTGCAAGTGAACTTTAAGATATACACATATCTTTGCTATGCCTGAAACTGATCTGTATATCACCATATTATCTTTTGTGGAAGCCTTGATAAATTGAATAACCAGGATTTCTGATAAGTGAGTTGATATTAATGGAATCTTGTTTAAATTGTTTCTGATTTTGTGCATATTGTTGTAAAGAGCTTTTGGTCTGTGAAGTCATCAAATCAGTGAACTATTCAGTTGATCAAGCTTGTTCCTTTAAAATTTGTGTTATCATATGATTTgagataattttcttttattgtatatatatatgttttattttttaaaaacaaatgctATTTTATATTCTCTTGCTTAGTTTTGCTTTCTGGACACTGATGGGAAAATTTCTTAGCAGTTAATGTGGAAGCTCATTTAGGTGATGTTGAGGAGATGATAGAAAATTCTGTGTCAAGGGAGTATTTTGTCCCTGATCGTGAACCAATACTGGAGCCATATGAAGGGATGGAGTTTGAATCTGAGGAGGCTGCTAGAACATTCTATACTACCTATGCTGCTCAGACTGGCTTCAAAGCTCGTGTTAGCTCATTCATTCGTTCGAAACGTGACAAGACAATTATTTCCCGTCAACTTGTGTGTTCTAGAGAAGGTTTCCGTTCAACTAAAGATCCGTGTGATGAAAGCAGAACCAAGAGGCCCCGAATGATAACTAGAGTGGGATGTAGAGCGATGATTATGGTGAAGAAACAAAGCTCTGGGAAATGGGTGGTTTCAAAATGTGAAAAGGTTCATAATCATGTTCTTGGTACACGAGGGAACGTGGTCATGTTAGATTATGACCCTTATGCACGTGAGGATGAAGAAATGATAGAAAATCCACTTGGAAGGGACTCTATTTTGCATGAAGGAGTAGGGAATGGGCTTGAAATGGTGGTTATTCCACCTGAAGGAGAACCGGGGCTTGAGCCACAGGTTGGAATGGAGTTTGAGTCTGAAAAGGATGCACAATCATTCTACAAGGAATATGCCAGGCATGTAGGTTTTAGGGCACGAGTCAGCTCATACTATCGATCAAAGCGGGACAATTCAATAATTTCTCGCTTGATGGTATGTTCCAAAGAAGGATTTCGTgcgaagaaagaagaaggtgTCGAAGAACGGCTTCAACGCCCTAGAGCTATTACGAGGGTTGGTTGCAAAGCTATGCTAATGGTGAAAAAGAGAAATTCAGGTAAATGGGTTGTTTCCAAACTGGtaaaaaatcataatcataTGCTGACTCCAAGAACAGCATCAGATGATGAGCGATCTGAAGCTGAGGATGAAGATGTTGTGGAAATTGAGAAGGCATTAGATGTGCATGAAGGAGATGCAGTTTCAGAACCGCACGAAGGCATGGAATTCGAGTCTGAAGAGACAGCAAAGATATTTTACTTTGCATATTCGAGGAGAGTGGGCTTTAACATGCGTGTTAGTACATACTACCGTTCAAAAAGAGACAGATCTATCATATCTCGGCTGTTTGTATGCTCTAAAGAGGGATTCTATGTGAAGAAAGATGCAGGTGATGAAGGGAAGATTAAGAGGCCTCGAGAAGCAACAAGGGTTGGTTGTAGAGCCATGCTGATggtgaagaaaaataattcagGTAAATGGgttgtttcaaaatttgaaaaggaGCATAATCATCCACTAggatttttaagaaaatcaCGAAAATTGCGTAAAAGAAACCACCTTGGTGCTAATGCCAACACACAAAAGGACCAGATTGAAATGCAAAAAATTGGTGAGGAATCTCCAATCTCAAGATACAACAATCTTTTTCGTGAAGCCATTAAATATGCAGAAGTTGGAGCAACTTCTGAAGATGTCTATAATGTTGCCATGCGTGCTCTTCGAGATGCTGTGAAGAAGGTTACTGCTATCAAGAAAAATGTTGCAGTTCCCAAAAAAGGGATGCTTGCCAATGCAGATAATCTGGAGGTTGGTGACCACACGGATGATCAAGTTCAAGGCGCTTCACCTCTTATTCAAAATTCCCAAATGAGAACACAGCCTTCAAATCCTCTTCCAAAGTTAAGCCAAGATAAACTAACTCAAAGGTTGAGAAAATGCAATACATGCAAGCAGCCTAATGATAATACTAGCAGAAATTGTCCAACAAAACAGGTTACAATCTCCATTTGCCTGAGGTGTGTTTTTCAGATTTCCTTTCTTTTGCTTATTAGTTGTAACTTATCATTCTTCTCTGATATTGCAGCGGGTGAATGTTGTTCAAAATGCACCCATAAACATATCCTCTGATGAACCAGTTGGTCAGCTACTCAAGGATGTAGATCAATAGCATCACCAGCAACTGTAGCAGATGGTATGCATTTAATACAACTGAGACCAAAATGTCTGTACATGGGTCAAATGTCAGCCTGTATTCATGAACTAGTCTGTTATGGTTGCAGGTATGTAGTAGTTATAACTCAACTTATactttttaagattttatggtACTCAAATTgtgttctttgtattttttatcaaaCTTGGTTACAGAGCTGACTGAACCCTGTTAAAATGGCGGTCAAATTAGCTTTTGGTGCACCTCTGTAAATATGTGAAGGTGATATTCTTATTTCATAAGGCCAGTGACTTTAGAgaatttttcttccttttatgTTTATTAGATTATCTTAAATTCTCCAAGTTGATTGTTTGAGTTTGAAAGTCGTAGAAGGATGACCAATCCATTTGTATTCTTTGCAATTATGAGAATTTCCATTACAAATTTGCTTTCACATGTCAAAAGGCCTCTTTTACGATCCATAACAAAATCTATATTACTGCTAATTAATTATGACTGTATCCACCTTGAATAAAACTCTCTAGCCTGAACCAAAAGTTCTACGTTACAATGACTGCCATTGACATTCAattattgatttcatcatggaaAAACTGCAAGAGTGCTAATTCAATTCGCATTACTGTAGAAGGTTCATGGGCCTTTGTTTCTCTTACTCCAAATTCTTTTTCTAAATTCTTTTAATTACAAGTTAGAAACTTGGGAATCAGAATAGGAAACATTAAGCCCCTGTTTGGATGACACTAAATTTTATAAGAACGGTGttcattcctatggaatttagtattaCATAGGAAATTGTAGAAATGGGTGTTTGGACATTCTTTTTATAGGGTAAAATTactatgaaaacataggattccatagaaattttttaaagtggtgggaaccaaaatattttggttcCTTTGTTTTTCGGGTTGGGGGTTGGGTTGCCATTGTGTGCTTGGGCCATTTGGAGAAAGGAAAGGGGTAGGGCGTTTGGGGCTGGCCGCCAAGCCTCCGGTTACGGCACCTCCGGTCACCACACGCCTCCAGTCGCCTCCGGTCACCACGCCTCCGCCACCACGCTTTGATTAGTGGACTGGTATGGTTTCCTTTGCTTCTCTAAATCCTAGTTTTTTTCTCTGCTTCTCTGAatcctagtttttttttctctttgatccGTTTCTTCCTTTTCTCAATCAAAGATCTCAacttttcatttcaaatttgtaaaaaaatccaatttttttttcccttttgtaTAATCAAAGGCATCAGATTCTGAGAAATGAGTAGCATGAGGTTGGCATGGAAGATTTTTGTTTGTCTCTATGAGGTGAGTTTCTAATCATGACTCTCatactcttcattttcttccttttttttttagtattttggATAGATTTGAGCTTGGATTTTTTCTCGGGAAAGTAGAGAATGTTTTTTGGATGTTTGGCGATCAATTGTTATTGAGTGAAGGAGGAGCTTTGGAGGTGTTGCTTgttacctttcttgaagatgATGGCAAGATGAAgctcaaattatttttaaactcacAAAAGCTTCATATGATATCAAGTCCAATTATTGATGCACTCTATTCCTGCAATGAAACTGGAgccatatatattattgaagaaaaacaaaacattgagaaaaataaaaaccttttttattttcttaaaaataactGAATTTTGTTATACCTGTTAGATACTATTAAACAAAATCCAATTATgccatttttattaattagggGAAAACAAGATTTATCTATTAATTagggaaaaacaaaattaaaaattcctatGAAAAAATTCCTGTGCACTCCAAACAAcattttgtaggaattttttctATAGAAAATTCCACAGGAATCATTTTTgaatcctatggaataaaatttCTGCGGAAAAATTTACTAtgcatccaaacaagccctaaatGAAGATGGTAAAACTGTTCGGAATCGGATTCTCATCGATGatcgagagagaaaaataaagtagaaaacaatTACAAGTAAGACAAGACGATTTATGTGGTTCGGCAAGATTGCCTACATCCATGATCgcactagggttttatttcaatatctaAAGCACACTTACATCTTACAAGGGGCTAcctatatatagaagaaatttAAGGTATATCTGGATTTGAACTCTGAGGCATATCTGGGTTAGAACTCTGAGGTATATCTGAAAGAAAGTAAATCCTATCTGGGATTCTGGGTCCTAAACCTATATGGATACAAATCCTATCTGCGTAtaatttacaagattatcaaactataatcctaacCATATACAAATTACCCTGGTATCCTACTGCAAAGCATTGTCCCCACACATCCAACCTAAACTGTTGCTCTCCCGCACCCCCTGCAGGGGGTGTCACACAATCAGGCTCCATAtacccaacaatctcccacttggagaCTGATCTTCTAGTATAAGCAGCCTCTTACAACCCTCATCTCTGTAGCTCAGATAATGCTCCTAGTGCGGTGCCTCCTCTTCATCAAGTAACTTGGAGGCCTACAGAGGCTATGCATAGCCTCAGTTTCTGGATGGTTACACTTTTTGTCAACATGTCTGTTGGATTCTCTACACCAAGTATCTTCTTCAGTGTTAGTGTCTCATCCTCAATCAACCACTGAAAAGCCTTCACCACAAGTTTGGCCTTGTACCTTTTCTTGTCATCATGATCTTCTTTGAAACGGTACACCCACTTGTTCTGTAAGGCTTTCTTTCCATCTGGCAACTTAGTCAACACCAAAGTTCGATTCTTCTCTAGAAAgttcattttttctttcatgGCTAACTTCCACTTGACAGAATCTTCCGCTTGCATAGCTTCTGCATAGTGCTCTGGCTCACCACCATCTGTCAACAATAAGTAGTACAGTATAGGAGAATAACTTCGTGTAGGTTTGGT is a window from the Dioscorea cayenensis subsp. rotundata cultivar TDr96_F1 chromosome 2, TDr96_F1_v2_PseudoChromosome.rev07_lg8_w22 25.fasta, whole genome shotgun sequence genome containing:
- the LOC120271499 gene encoding protein FAR1-RELATED SEQUENCE 12-like isoform X2 is translated as MEGFMFSTPMIISPVNVEAHLGDVEEMIENSVSREYFVPDREPILEPYEGMEFESEEAARTFYTTYAAQTGFKARVSSFIRSKRDKTIISRQLVCSREGFRSTKDPCDESRTKRPRMITRVGCRAMIMVKKQSSGKWVVSKCEKVHNHVLGTRGNVVMLDYDPYAREDEEMIENPLGRDSILHEGVGNGLEMVVIPPEGEPGLEPQVGMEFESEKDAQSFYKEYARHVGFRARVSSYYRSKRDNSIISRLMVCSKEGFRAKKEEGVEERLQRPRAITRVGCKAMLMVKKRNSGKWVVSKLVKNHNHMLTPRTASDDERSEAEDEDVVEIEKALDVHEGDAVSEPHEGMEFESEETAKIFYFAYSRRVGFNMRVSTYYRSKRDRSIISRLFVCSKEGFYVKKDAGDEGKIKRPREATRVGCRAMLMVKKNNSGKWVVSKFEKEHNHPLGFLRKSRKLRKRNHLGANANTQKDQIEMQKIGEESPISRYNNLFREAIKYAEVGATSEDVYNVAMRALRDAVKKVTAIKKNVAVPKKGMLANADNLEVGDHTDDQVQGASPLIQNSQMRTQPSNPLPKLSQDKLTQRLRKCNTCKQPNDNTSRNCPTKQVTISICLSG
- the LOC120271499 gene encoding uncharacterized protein LOC120271499 isoform X1, yielding MEGFMFSTPMIISPVNVEAHLGDVEEMIENSVSREYFVPDREPILEPYEGMEFESEEAARTFYTTYAAQTGFKARVSSFIRSKRDKTIISRQLVCSREGFRSTKDPCDESRTKRPRMITRVGCRAMIMVKKQSSGKWVVSKCEKVHNHVLGTRGNVVMLDYDPYAREDEEMIENPLGRDSILHEGVGNGLEMVVIPPEGEPGLEPQVGMEFESEKDAQSFYKEYARHVGFRARVSSYYRSKRDNSIISRLMVCSKEGFRAKKEEGVEERLQRPRAITRVGCKAMLMVKKRNSGKWVVSKLVKNHNHMLTPRTASDDERSEAEDEDVVEIEKALDVHEGDAVSEPHEGMEFESEETAKIFYFAYSRRVGFNMRVSTYYRSKRDRSIISRLFVCSKEGFYVKKDAGDEGKIKRPREATRVGCRAMLMVKKNNSGKWVVSKFEKEHNHPLGFLRKSRKLRKRNHLGANANTQKDQIEMQKIGEESPISRYNNLFREAIKYAEVGATSEDVYNVAMRALRDAVKKVTAIKKNVAVPKKGMLANADNLEVGDHTDDQVQGASPLIQNSQMRTQPSNPLPKLSQDKLTQRLRKCNTCKQPNDNTSRNCPTKQRVNVVQNAPINISSDEPVGQLLKDVDQ